A window from Vespa velutina chromosome 13, iVesVel2.1, whole genome shotgun sequence encodes these proteins:
- the LOC124953823 gene encoding BMP-binding endothelial regulator protein, which translates to MELVSLTSSTPLALALALAFLSTARRCDGASESIIGSRETCDVEGEDFTVDKIPNTRCFNCICKNGFVECLKHQCPSTEGCYTLLESRDDECCHRCKGCLRNGVYHESETEWTEGNDPCRIFTCKAGVITESRLRCYTPCSKPIPAAPGQCCPVCPGCYVNGQKVTAERSVTTTEDPCVTCRCNMGRLTCAKQACPVLHCPASRIVHESGDCCPHCKGSGRFLSPPKGACMLGTAVHNSGSQFYVDECTRCICTNSVISCTKETCPVLECTSEHQITLPSRCCPQCPLVEESRASCTYGGRTYGDGETWKLDSCKACACMQGKVRCAMPMCPPLNLPCPPNSRLEHPEGQCCPRCVESDGVCTVFGDPHYRTFDGKFFSFKGACKYQLASDCVGHTFSIRVTNDAGSTRSSAWTKTIAMKIGDLKVNLGQKMKVKVNGKKVDVPYSVPNKLDVNRTADSIIVNTQIGIKVLWDGISFLEISASTSYRGRLCGLCGNFNSLPKDDFTTRRGRLLQDPQPFGQSWAVGAKKMCSRSRTVNSERERRCRGRKDHRLCNRLRSQIFDPCHKKVNPTMYYKACLQDMCECPTEHCYCESFMAYVHECKRLGIQLPHWRKSTRCRTVWDQSNDPVPLSKRLH; encoded by the exons AACGGATTCGTTGAGTGTTTGAAGCATCAATGTCCCAGTACCGAAGGTTGTTATACCCTACTGGAATCCCGGGACGACGAGTGTTGCCACAGGTGCAAAG GCTGCCTACGAAATGGAGTTTATCACGAGTCCGAGACAGAGTGGACCGAAGGAAATGACCCATGCCGGATCTTCACTTGTAAAGCTGGGGTTATCACCGAATCTAGGCTACGATGTTACACGCCTTGTTCAAAACCAATACCAGCTGCGCCTGGACAATGTTGTCCTGTATGTCCAG GATGTTACGTGAACGGTCAAAAAGTAACGGCAGAGAGATCTGTCACCACAACCGAGGATCCCTGTGTGACCTGTAGATGTAACATGGGCCGATTAACTTGCGCCAAACAAGCCTGTCCTGTTCTTCATTGTCCAGCTTCTAGAATCGTTCATGAATCCGGAGATTGTTGTCCTCATTGCAAAG GCAGTGGAAGATTTTTATCACCTCCTAAAGGTGCTTGCATGTTGGGTACAGCCGTTCATAATTCTGGTTCTCAATTCTACGTCGACGAGTGTACACGTTGCATTTGTACCAATTCCGTGATATCATGCACAAAGGAAACATGTCCGGTATTGGAATGCACCAGCGAGCATCAGATAACATTGCCAAGTCGTTGTTGTCCTCAATGTCCTTTAGTCGAGGAAAGTCGGGCATCTTGCACGTACGGCGGCAGAACTTATGGG GATGGCGAAACTTGGAAGCTTGATTCCTGCAAGGCATGCGCTTGCATGCAGGGTAAGGTACGATGCGCTATGCCGATGTGCCCACCATTGAACCTACCGTGTCCACCAAATTCGAGATTGGAGCATCCCGAAGGACAGTGTTGTCCTCGTTGCGTGGAAA GTGATGGTGTGTGTACTGTGTTTGGTGACCCCCATTACCGCACCTTCGACGGTAAATTCTTTAGCTTCAAAGGCGCGTGCAAGTATCAATTGGCTAGCGACTGCGTCGGACATACGTTTAGCATACGCGTGACGAATGACGCAGGTTCGACGAGATCTTCGGCATGGACGAAAACGATAGCCATGAAg ATCGGCGATCTTAAGGTGAATCTGGGTCAGAAGATGAAGGTAAAAGTGAACGGTAAGAAGGTCGACGTGCCGTACAGCGTGCCAAACAAGCTCGACGTTAACAGAACGGCCGACAGCATAATCGTAAATACACAGATTGGTATTAAAGTTCTTTGGGATGGTATAAGTTTCCTTGAGATATCAGCGTCTACATCGTACAGAGGTAGATTATGCGGATTATGTGGAAACTTTAATTCTTTACCGAAAGACGATTTCACGACACGACGTGGTAGATTATTACAAGATCCTCAACCGTTCGGTCAATCCTGGGCCGTTGGGGCAAAGAAGATGTGCTCTCGTTCGCGGACAGTTAAttcagagagggagagacgttgtagagggagaaaggatCATCG ATTGTGCAATCGCTTAAGGTCGCAGATCTTTGATCCCTGCCACAAGAAAGTCAATCCAACGATGTACTATAAAGCATGTCTTCAGGATATGTGCGAGTGCCCGACCGAGCACTGTTATTGCGAGTCTTTCATGGCGTACGTTCACGAGTGCAAGAGATTGGGTATACAGTTGCCACATTGGAGGAAATCTACGAGATGTCGTACCGTTTGGGATCAATCGAATGATCCTGTGCCTTTGAGCAAACGTTTGCATTAA